GCTGCTGCTCAAGAGCGGCGCCGCCGGAGTGCTGGCGTGGGGACTGGCCCAGTACGTGATCGCCTCCCCTCAGCCCACCTACGCACCGTTCACCGCCTTGCTGGTGGTGCAGTCGACCGCCTACCGCTCCTTGATGCAGTCCTTCCGCTACGTCCTCGCGGTGGTGCTGGGAGTCGTGGCGGCGGGCCTGGTCGGGCCGCTGCTGGGGGAGAACGCGGGTGCCTTCGCGGTGATGCTGGCCATCACGCTGGTCCTCGGCCGCTGGCAGCGGCTGGGCAGCCAGGGCCTTCAGGTCTCCGTCGCGGGTGTGTTCGCCTACAACGCGCTCCTGGGCACCCGCGAGTCCATGCTGTGGGAGATCATCATGATGGCGCTGCTGGGCGCCGGTGTCGGTATAGGGATCAGCATGTTCGTCCTGCCCCCGCTGCGCTACCGCACGGCGGCAAGCGGCGTCGAAGAGGTTTCCAACGCCACCCAGACGCTGCTCAAGGACATGGCCGACGGTCTGGACGACGGGCTGCCCGACAGTGAGACCGCGGAGGACTGGCTGCACCGCGCGCGCCAGCTGGACGACACCCTCGCCTCGGCGCGCGAGGCCGTCGAGCACGGCGCCGAGAGCGTCGTCCTCAACCCGCGCAGGCTGCTGCACCCGCGCTCGGTGCCGCGGAGCTTCGCCGGGTACCGCACCCTGATGGAGTCCCTGGGCAGGGCGGGCGAACAGATCCGCAGCATCGCCTACGGCCTGCTGCGCGTACGCGAGCAGGACCCGTCGGTGTGTCCGAGTGCGGACTTCCTGCGCGCCTACGGAGAGCTGCTGGCCACGCTCTCCCGTGCCGCCGGACTGATCGGCTCGCTCCAGGAATCCATGGAGGAGGCAGAGGAGGGAGCGAAGGGCGAGGACCCGCTCATCGACACCCTGGAGAGGGGCCGCGAGCAGCACCGCCGGCTCGCCGATGAGGCCGAGGGCGCGGCCTGGCCGAGCCACGGCGTTCTGCTCACCGACGCCGACCGGCTCCTGGTCGAGTTCGGCCACGCCCATGAGCAGGGCGCCACCCAGCCGCTGTGCGAGGAGTGAGCGCCGCGCCTACGGGGCCGGGGTGCGGCCGGGGCGCTGATGGGTCTCGCCGGTCATCTGCTCCAGCGAACGCTGTTTGGTCTCGGGAACCTTGCGCTGGACGAAGAAGAAGGACAGCAGCGCGAAGAACGCGAACGCCCCGTACAGCCAGGACAGCCCGACCTTGCGGGTCATCGGCTCGAAGGAGAAGGTGACGATGAAGTTGAAGATCCAGTTGGAGGCGGTCCCGATCGCCAGCGCCATGGCCCGCATCCGGTTGGGGAACATCTCCGCCAGCATGATCCACATGATCGGGCCCCAGGAGAGCGCGAAGAAGACGACGAAGGCGTTCGCCCCGATCAGCGCGACCGGCCCGTAGGGATGGGGCAGCGACACATCGGTGCCGCTGCCCTCCTGCTGGGAGAAGGCGACGGCGGTCATCAGCAGTGACAAGAACATGCCCGTCGAGCCGATGGACAGCAGCCGGCGCCGGCCGACCCGGTCGACGAAGAACATGGAGACCACCGTCATCACCACGTTGATCCCCGCGGTGATCACGGAGGTGGTGAACGAGTCGGACTCGCTGAAGCCGACCGACTTCCACAGCGTCGTGGAGTAGTAGAAGATCGCGTTGATGCCGACCAGCTGCTGGAACGCGGCCAGGATGATGCCCACCCACACCAGCGGATGCAGCCCGAACTGCTCGCCCCGGATGTCGGCGAAGCTGCTGCGGTGCTCCTTGTGCAGCGTCTCCCTGATCTCGCTGACCTTCGCCTGCGGATCGCCCTCTCCGGACACCCGGCCCAGCACCCCGGCCGCCTGGTCGTACTGCCCCGTGAGGACGAGATAGCGCGGGGACTCGGGAATGAGCAGGGCCAGCCCTCCGTAGACCAGGGCGGGGACGACGCCGACGAGGAACATCCAGCGCCATGCCTGCATCCCGAACCACAGCTCGTGCGAGGCGCCGCCGGCGGCGCCCGCCAGGCCCTTGTTGGAGCTGAGCACCACCAGCTGGCCCACGGTGATGGCCAGTTGCTGGAGCGAGCCGAGCGCGCCGCGGCCCGAGGCGGGGGCCACCTCGGAGATGTAGGCCGGGGCGATCACGGAGGCGATGCCGATGCCCAGCCCGCCGATCACCCGCCACACCAGCAGATCGGGCACGGAGAAGGCGAAGGCGGAGCCCGTGGAGCTGATGAGGAACATCACCGAGCCCAGCAGCATCACATTGCGCCGCCCCCAGCCGTCGGCCAGCCGCCCGGCGTACCAGGCGCCCACGGCGCAGCCCAGCAGGGCAATGGAGACGACGAACCCGGACAGGAACGAACCGAGGCGGAAATGCGCTCCCAGGGCATCGACAGCGCCGTTGATGACGGAGGAGTCGAAACCGAAGAGAAAGCCGCCGACGGCGGCTGCGATGGAAATACCGACGGCTTTGCCGTGGTGGCCGGAGGGCTGCTGGGAATGCGAAGCCGTCTCAACCATGAGCGTCACCTGGCCAATTCGTTCCGGGCTGTTCTGTTCGTGTTTCCGTGCACGGTGTTTCCGTTGCACGCGAGGCGCGGAACCAGTCCTCGTGCAGGCGCCCCGCCTTTTCGCGCCCGGAATGAGCCATTATGCCGAAAAAGTCCGTGCGATTTCGTATCGTTGCCTACAGCCGCTGCCGAGGCAACATCCTGCTGCCTGGAGTC
This sequence is a window from Streptomyces sp. NBC_01775. Protein-coding genes within it:
- a CDS encoding FUSC family protein, with the translated sequence MSWKDQWRSRAPQRIRDSLGRARSGPGPERDTALLLLKSGAAGVLAWGLAQYVIASPQPTYAPFTALLVVQSTAYRSLMQSFRYVLAVVLGVVAAGLVGPLLGENAGAFAVMLAITLVLGRWQRLGSQGLQVSVAGVFAYNALLGTRESMLWEIIMMALLGAGVGIGISMFVLPPLRYRTAASGVEEVSNATQTLLKDMADGLDDGLPDSETAEDWLHRARQLDDTLASAREAVEHGAESVVLNPRRLLHPRSVPRSFAGYRTLMESLGRAGEQIRSIAYGLLRVREQDPSVCPSADFLRAYGELLATLSRAAGLIGSLQESMEEAEEGAKGEDPLIDTLERGREQHRRLADEAEGAAWPSHGVLLTDADRLLVEFGHAHEQGATQPLCEE
- a CDS encoding sugar porter family MFS transporter, with the translated sequence MQRKHRARKHEQNSPERIGQVTLMVETASHSQQPSGHHGKAVGISIAAAVGGFLFGFDSSVINGAVDALGAHFRLGSFLSGFVVSIALLGCAVGAWYAGRLADGWGRRNVMLLGSVMFLISSTGSAFAFSVPDLLVWRVIGGLGIGIASVIAPAYISEVAPASGRGALGSLQQLAITVGQLVVLSSNKGLAGAAGGASHELWFGMQAWRWMFLVGVVPALVYGGLALLIPESPRYLVLTGQYDQAAGVLGRVSGEGDPQAKVSEIRETLHKEHRSSFADIRGEQFGLHPLVWVGIILAAFQQLVGINAIFYYSTTLWKSVGFSESDSFTTSVITAGINVVMTVVSMFFVDRVGRRRLLSIGSTGMFLSLLMTAVAFSQQEGSGTDVSLPHPYGPVALIGANAFVVFFALSWGPIMWIMLAEMFPNRMRAMALAIGTASNWIFNFIVTFSFEPMTRKVGLSWLYGAFAFFALLSFFFVQRKVPETKQRSLEQMTGETHQRPGRTPAP